From Methanoculleus oceani, a single genomic window includes:
- a CDS encoding adenosylcobinamide amidohydrolase: MRYFVRDETLFLRGRFRAASTGINGGIADVTTVLNHTVPHDFEDDPSRHLDLLAARHGLFKDCFGLMTAVNMRHLCVLQYDFITVFITAGVTNPTPPPAPHTINIIAYSREGMVDAALLETIVTATGAKAQALHNLGYDFPGTTTDAVAVACERDAAIAHTYAGTLTEVGRRVHAAVLYGVPEALARYEGKVRRNEPSFFIYSRYGGDHWVEWQKEGCPYYPCHFPGQRCDYCYCPCYPCADEELGEWVESSNGGRVWGCARCTLLHVPEIADYMKRNPEAALAELKRLRDRL, translated from the coding sequence ATGAGATATTTTGTCAGGGACGAGACTCTTTTTCTTCGCGGCCGGTTCCGGGCGGCGAGCACCGGCATCAACGGTGGTATCGCCGACGTCACGACGGTCTTGAACCACACGGTGCCGCACGACTTCGAGGATGACCCGTCGCGTCACCTCGACCTCCTCGCCGCCCGGCATGGCCTTTTCAAGGATTGTTTCGGGCTCATGACGGCGGTCAATATGCGCCACCTCTGCGTGCTCCAGTACGACTTCATCACGGTCTTCATCACCGCCGGGGTGACCAACCCGACGCCGCCCCCCGCTCCGCACACCATCAACATCATTGCCTACAGCAGGGAAGGGATGGTCGACGCGGCGCTCCTCGAGACGATCGTCACCGCGACGGGGGCAAAGGCCCAGGCGCTCCACAACCTCGGATACGATTTTCCCGGGACCACCACGGATGCGGTCGCCGTCGCCTGCGAGCGCGACGCCGCCATTGCACACACCTATGCCGGAACCCTGACCGAGGTCGGCCGGCGGGTCCATGCGGCCGTCCTCTACGGGGTCCCGGAGGCTCTCGCACGATACGAAGGCAAGGTCCGGCGGAACGAGCCGTCGTTCTTCATTTACAGCCGCTACGGCGGCGATCACTGGGTGGAGTGGCAGAAGGAGGGCTGCCCCTACTACCCCTGCCACTTCCCGGGACAGCGGTGCGACTACTGCTACTGCCCCTGTTACCCCTGCGCAGACGAGGAACTCGGGGAATGGGTCGAAAGTTCGAACGGCGGCAGGGTCTGGGGGTGCGCAAGGTGTACGCTCCTGCACGTCCCGGAGATCGCAGACTACATGAAAAGAAATCCGGAGGCCGCTCTCGCCGAGCTCAAGCGCCTCAGGGACCGATTATAA
- a CDS encoding DUF1858 domain-containing protein, which produces MVLTADSTIADLLREKPESAQVLFRFGMGCLGCAIANNETIREAAQAHGIPLEEMLSALGVAEA; this is translated from the coding sequence ATGGTATTAACTGCGGACAGTACAATCGCGGACCTCCTTCGGGAGAAGCCCGAATCGGCACAGGTACTCTTCCGGTTCGGAATGGGTTGCCTCGGCTGCGCCATCGCAAATAACGAAACAATCCGGGAAGCCGCCCAGGCTCACGGCATTCCTCTCGAAGAGATGCTCTCCGCCCTCGGCGTCGCCGAGGCATAA
- a CDS encoding nucleotide-binding protein — protein sequence MNLSEVTERISRKLEAKGAQPDRQKIESRLRRLAEEFGVNIDEAERTVTADLARELNITGVGNTSTELRPISGIVPGEWVTIEGKIVALTPPVSPSIAQSGIIADSSGAMRFVAWARANAPAMEYGHWYHIESAVVDEYKGTPNLKIHSGTTISRMEKDAPLLPSITPVAELKPGVGSVRAKVIQDWEVSHDRMLQTGLLGDETGTIKFVIWKEDTKEKLELDAVYNIFYATVDEYNGRLSLALNTAMYITDEGDIEVGRNETEVQGALVHVAPGSGLIKRCPVEGCNRTLSRQNYCPVHEIQPEFRYDLRLKAVLDDGIRARNVLMQRDIVEALAGITLDEAVSIAETNPLGMDEIFYRIRNAVLGRYYTCAGNEFGGRLLVNSCAPITFKPEELAALLNRAGGEAA from the coding sequence ATGAACCTATCTGAGGTAACAGAGAGAATCTCCCGGAAACTTGAAGCGAAAGGCGCACAGCCCGATCGGCAGAAGATCGAATCACGCCTCCGCCGTCTCGCGGAGGAGTTCGGTGTCAACATCGACGAGGCCGAGCGGACGGTGACGGCCGATCTCGCCCGCGAGCTCAACATCACCGGTGTCGGGAACACCTCCACCGAACTCCGCCCGATAAGCGGGATCGTCCCCGGAGAGTGGGTGACGATCGAGGGAAAGATCGTTGCCCTGACCCCGCCGGTGTCACCCTCGATCGCGCAGAGCGGGATCATCGCCGACTCGAGCGGCGCCATGCGTTTTGTCGCCTGGGCCCGGGCGAACGCCCCTGCGATGGAGTACGGCCACTGGTACCACATCGAGTCCGCGGTCGTCGACGAGTACAAAGGCACACCCAACCTGAAGATACACTCGGGCACCACTATCTCCCGTATGGAGAAGGATGCTCCGCTCCTCCCCTCGATCACGCCGGTTGCCGAGCTGAAGCCCGGCGTGGGGAGCGTGCGGGCCAAGGTCATCCAGGACTGGGAAGTCTCCCACGATCGGATGCTCCAGACGGGGCTCCTCGGCGACGAGACCGGCACCATCAAGTTCGTCATCTGGAAAGAGGATACGAAGGAGAAGCTGGAACTCGATGCCGTCTACAACATCTTCTACGCCACCGTCGACGAGTACAACGGCAGGCTCTCCCTCGCCCTGAACACCGCGATGTACATCACGGATGAGGGCGATATCGAGGTCGGGCGAAACGAGACCGAGGTCCAGGGGGCTCTCGTCCACGTCGCTCCCGGCTCGGGCCTGATCAAGCGCTGCCCCGTCGAGGGATGCAACCGGACGCTCTCCCGGCAGAACTACTGCCCGGTGCACGAGATCCAGCCCGAGTTCCGCTACGACCTCCGCTTAAAAGCGGTTCTCGACGACGGCATACGTGCCAGGAATGTCCTGATGCAGCGCGATATCGTCGAAGCCCTCGCAGGGATCACCCTCGATGAGGCCGTTTCTATCGCGGAGACGAACCCGCTCGGCATGGACGAGATCTTCTACCGCATCCGGAACGCGGTGCTCGGGCGCTACTACACCTGCGCGGGGAACGAGTTCGGCGGCAGGCTGCTCGTCAACTCCTGCGCCCCGATCACGTTCAAGCCCGAGGAACTGGCTGCATTGCTGAACCGGGCCGGGGGTGAGGCGGCATG